The Zalophus californianus isolate mZalCal1 chromosome 7, mZalCal1.pri.v2, whole genome shotgun sequence genome includes a region encoding these proteins:
- the LOC113927992 gene encoding probable GPI-anchored adhesin-like protein PGA18 translates to MGNSQNVSTRNPLSSPDDSQTREKYTSDDLRNTEGLGPTDDYTTEPLVTSEDYTSADPGTTEDYTSADTGTTEDYTTADLGTTEDYTTADPGTTKDYTAADLGTTEDYTAADPGTTEDYTSTDPGTTEDYTTADLGTTEDYTSADPGTTEDYTTADLGTTEDYTTADPGTTKDYTAAGLGTTEDYTTADLGTTEDYTTADPGTTKDYTAAGLGTTEDYTTAGLGTTEDYTGADLGTTEDYTAADPGTTEDYTSTDPGTTEDYTTADLGTTEDYTSADPGTTEDYTTADLGTTEDYTTADPGTTKDYTAAGLGTTEDYTTEGPGTTEDYTGADLGTTEDYTAADPGTTKDYTSTDPGTTEDYTTADLGTTEDYTSAHPRTTEDYTTTDLGTTEDSRTITTADPGTTEDYTTIDVGITEDYTTIDVGTTEDSFTADPGTTKHYTTKHPDTRPEETDPVTSVKPMGYGHLSESSSFPWLPPQWQLHSLLDLASLW, encoded by the exons atggg GAACAGCCAGAATGTTTCCACTAGGAACCCACTGAGCAGCCCTGATGACTCAcagacaagagaaaaatatactaGTGATGACCTGAGGAACACTGAAGGCCTAGGCCCCACTGATGACTACACTACTGAACCCCTGGTGACCTCTGAGGACTACACCTCGGCCGATCCGGGGACCACCGAGGACTACACCTCTGCCGATACAGGGACCACCGAGGACTATACCACTGCAGACCTGGGGACCACCGAGGACTATACCACTGCAGATCCGGGGACCACCAAGGACTATACCGCTGCAG ACCTGGGGACCACCGAGGACTATACCGCTGCAGACCCGGGGACCACCGAGGACTACACCTCTACCGATCCGGGGACCACCGAGGACTATACCACTGCAGACCTGGGGACCACCGAGGACTACACCTCTGCTGATCCAGGGACCACCGAGGACTATACCACTGCAGACCTGGGGACCACCGAGGACTATACCACTGCAGATCCGGGGACCACCAAGGACTATACCGCTGCAGGCCTGGGGACCACCGAGGACTATACCACTGCAGACCTGGGGACCACCGAGGACTATACCACTGCAGATCCGGGGACCACCAAGGACTATACCGCTGCAGGCCTGGGGACCACCGAGGACTATACCACTGCAGGCCTGGGGACCACTGAGGACTATACCGGGGCAGACCTGGGGACCACCGAGGACTATACCGCTGCAGACCCGGGGACCACCGAGGACTACACCTCTACCGATCCGGGGACCACCGAGGACTATACCACTGCAGACCTGGGGACCACCGAGGACTACACCTCTGCTGATCCAGGGACCACCGAGGACTATACCACTGCAGACCTAGGGACCACTGAGGACTATACCACTGCAGATCCAGGGACCACCAAGGACTATACCGCTGCAGGCCTGGGGACAACCGAGGACTATACCACTGAAGGCCCCGGGACCACTGAGGACTATACCGGGGCAGACCTGGGGACCACCGAGGACTATACCGCTGCAGACCCGGGGACCACCAAGGACTACACCTCTACCGATCCGGGGACCACCGAGGACTATACCACTGCAGACCTGGGGACCACCGAGGACTACACCTCTGCCCATCCAAGGACCACCGAGGACTATACCACTACAGACCTGGGGACCACCGAGGACT CGAGGACTATTACCACTGCAGATCCAGGGACCACCGAGGACTATACCACTATAGATGTGGGGATCACCGAGGACTATACCACTATAGACGTGGGGACCACCGAGGACTCTTTTACTGCAGACCCGGGGACCACCAAGCATTACACCACTAAACATCCAGACACTCGCCCTGAGGAAACAGATCCAGTTACCTCAGTGAAACCCATGGGCTACGGACACCTATCAGAATCATCTTCATTTCCCTGGCTGCCACCACAGTGGCAATTGCACTCTTTGTTGGACTTGGCTTCTTTGTGGTGA
- the LOC113927390 gene encoding 40S ribosomal protein S8-like, whose protein sequence is MGISRDNWHKRCKTGGKRKPYHKKWKYELGCPTANTKIGPRSIHTVRVRGGNKKYCALRLDVGNFSWGSECCTRKTRIIDVVYNDSNNELILTKTLVKNCIVLIDSTPYRQWYESHYALPLGNKKGAKLTPEVEEILNKKQSKKIQKKYDERKKNAKISSLLEEQLQQGKLLACIASRPGQCGRADGYVLEGKELEFYLRKIKAWKGK, encoded by the coding sequence ATGGGCATCTCTCGGGATAACTGGCACAAGCGCTGCAAGACCGGGGGCAAGAGAAAGCCCTACCACAAGAAGTGGAAGTATGAGCTGGGATGCCCCACTGCCAACACTAAGATTGGCCCCCGCAGCATACACACAGTCCGAGTCCGGGGAGGCAATAAGAAGTACTGTGCCTTGAGGCTAGATGTGGGGAACTTCTCCTGGGGCTCTGAGTGTTGTACACGAAAAACAAGGATTATTGATGTTGTCTACAACGATTCCAACAACGAACTGATCCTCACCAAGACCCTGGTGAAGAACTGTATTGTGCTCATTGACAGCACACCGTACCGACAGTGGTACGAGTCCCACTATGCACTGCCCCTGGGAAACAAGAAGGGGGCCAAGCTGACGCCCGAGGTGGaagagattttaaacaaaaaacaatcaaagaaaattcagaagaaatatgatgaaaggaaaaagaatgccaAAATCAGCAGTCTTCTGGAGGAGCAACTCCAGCAGGGCAAGCTTCTTGCGTGCATTGCTTCAAGACCAGGCCAATGTGGCCGAGCAGATGGCTACGTGCTAGAGGGCAAGGAGCTAGAGTTCTATCTGAGGAAAATCAAAGCCTGGAAAGGCAAATAA